The following proteins are encoded in a genomic region of Neovison vison isolate M4711 chromosome 12, ASM_NN_V1, whole genome shotgun sequence:
- the LOC122891034 gene encoding putative ankyrin repeat domain-containing protein 20A5, whose amino-acid sequence MKKFFGFRTAKVQSSSTFDIELMNDLRASVHKEEVTETQPRYNIRVKELKKIHKVAVMDNIVKMQRLLLRGQDLNKRDKRKRTPLHLACTIGHADMVDFLVGRKCKLDLYDGDCRTPLMKAVQYQEEACVTTLLEHGANPHLTDKFGNTALHYAVAGESMSIVEKLILYHANIEARNKFEFTPFLLAVNENNHEMVELLIRKKADVHVVDKFKRTALMLAAPSKSPDIVRLLLQQGVNTSSRDERGWTAGDYALFSGFDG is encoded by the exons ATGAAGAAGTTTTTTGGTTTCAGGACTGCGAAGGTGCAGTCATCCTCGACCTTTGACATCGAGCTGATGAATGACTTGAGGGCTTCCGTTCACAAGGAGGAAGTCACGGAGACCCAGCCCCGGTATAACATCCGTGTGAAAGAGCTCAAAAAGATCCACAAAGTTGCTGTCATGGACAACATAGTCAAAATGCAGCGGTTGCTACTGCGTGGGCAAGACCTGAATAAAAGAGACAAGAGGAAACG GACGCCTCTCCATCTGGCCTGTACCATCGGCCATGCCGACATGGTAGATTTTCTTGTAGGGAGGAAATGCAAGCTTGACCTCTATGATGGAGACTGTAGGACTCCTCTAATGAAG GCTGTACAATACCAGGAAGAGGCATGTGTAACTACTCTTTTAGAACATGGTGCTAATCCACATCTTACGGATAAGTTTGGCAATACTGCCCTCCACTATGCTGTTGCTGGTGAGAGCATGTCAATAGTAGAGAAGCTGATTTTATATCATGCAAATATTGAAGCAAGAAACAAG TTTGAATTCACACCGTTTTTACTTGCTGTAAATGAAAACAATCACGAAATGGTGGAAttgttaattagaaaaaaagcagATGTACATGTGGTTGATAAGTTTAAAAG AACAGCCCTCATGCTTGCTGCACCTTCTAAATCTCCAGATATAGTCAGGCTTCTCCTTCAGCAAGGTGTTAATACCTCTTCTCGGGATGAACGTGGATGGACGGCAGGAGACTATGCTCTTTTTAGTGGATTTGATGGGTAA